A window of Zingiber officinale cultivar Zhangliang chromosome 5A, Zo_v1.1, whole genome shotgun sequence contains these coding sequences:
- the LOC121980546 gene encoding serine/threonine-protein kinase SAPK7-like, which yields MEKYEVVRDIGSGNFGVAKLMRNKETRELVAMKYIERGQRIDENVAREIMNHRSLRHPNIIRFKEVVLTPTHLAIVMEYAAGGELFERICDAGRFSEDEARYFFQQLISGVCYCHDRQICHRDLKLENTLLDGSPAPRLKICDFGYSKSSLLHSRPKSTVGTPAYIAPEVLSRREYDGKQADIWSCGVTLYVMLVGAYPFEDQRDPKNFRKTIGRIMSVQYKIPDYAHVSQDCKQLISRIFVANPMRRITIKEIKSHPWFLKNLPRELTEPAQAVYYKRDNNAPTYSTQSVDEIMEILSEARTVLKPSRSIPGFGWPEEESEDEDKEKPEENDDDEEEEDDDDEYDKTVKAVHASGEFKGQLN from the exons ATGGAGAAGTACGAGGTGGTGCGCGACATCGGATCGGGGAACTTTGGAGTGGCCAAGCTGATGCGGAACAAGGAGACTAGAGAGCTTGTCGCCATGAAGTACATCGAAAGGGGCCAGCGG ATTGACGAGAACGTGGCGAGGGAGATCATGAACCACCGCTCGCTTCGCCATCCCAACATCATCCGCTTCAAGGAG GTCGTGCTGACGCCAACGCATCTGGCGATTGTGATGGAGTATGCGGCCGGCGGCGAGCTATTTGAGCGAATCTGCGACGCCGGAAGGTTCAGCGAGGACGAG GCGCGGTATTTCTTCCAGCAGCTCATCTCCGGCGTCTGTTACTGTCACGACCGG CAAATCTGCCACCGCGACTTGAAGCTGGAGAACACTCTGCTCGATGGGAGCCCTGCTCCGCGACTCAAGATCTGCGATTTCGGCTATTCCAAG TCGTCCCTGCTGCACTCGAGGCCCAAGTCGACGGTTGGAACGCCGGCGTACATTGCCCCGGAGGTCCTCTCTCGCCGCGAGTACGACGGCAAG CAAGCAGATATTTGGTCATGCGGAGTAACTCTTTATGTGATGcttgtgggagcctacccatttgAAGACCAAAGAGATCCTAAAAACTTCAGGAAGACAATTGGG AGGATAATGTCTGTTCAGTATAAAATACCAGACTATGCGCATGTATCGCAAGATTGCAAGCAACTCATCTCCCGCATATTTGTTGCCAATCCAATGAGG AGAATTAccataaaggaaataaaaagccACCCTTGGTTCCTGAAGAACTTACCGAGGGAGCTTACTGAGCCTGCACAAGCAGTGTACTACAAGAGGGACAACAATGCTCCAACATACTCCACACAGAGCGTGGATGAGATTATGGAGATATTATCGGAAGCTAGGACGGTGTTGAAACCATCTCGATCAATCCCTGGCTTTGGCTGGCCTGAGGAAGAGTCGGAAGACGAAGACAAGGAGAAGCCAGAGGAAAATGATgatgacgaagaagaagaagatgatgatgatgaatatGACAAGACGGTGAAGGCGGTTCATGCTAGCGGAGAGTTCAAGGGTCAATTGAACTAG